From Rhizobium favelukesii, the proteins below share one genomic window:
- the trxA gene encoding thioredoxin, which yields MATVKVDINNFQSEVLESAEPVVVDFWAEWCGPCKMIAPSLEELAVEFQGKVKVAKLNIDENPELAAQFGVRSIPTLAIFKAGEVADIKVGAAPKTALSSWISSAA from the coding sequence ATGGCTACCGTAAAAGTCGATATCAACAACTTCCAGTCGGAAGTTCTGGAATCCGCAGAACCCGTCGTCGTCGATTTCTGGGCTGAATGGTGCGGCCCGTGCAAGATGATCGCCCCCAGCCTCGAAGAACTCGCCGTCGAGTTTCAGGGCAAGGTGAAAGTCGCCAAGCTCAATATCGATGAGAACCCGGAACTTGCCGCCCAGTTTGGCGTCCGTTCCATCCCGACACTTGCCATATTTAAGGCCGGCGAAGTTGCTGACATCAAGGTTGGCGCTGCCCCGAAGACCGCTCTTTCGAGCTGGATCTCAAGCGCCGCTTAA
- the addA gene encoding double-strand break repair helicase AddA, producing the protein MNDEATLPEGDDPLAWTSWTTIQQSIASDPQRSAWVSANAGSGKTHVLTQRVIRLLLAGARPSAILCLTYTKAAASEMSNRVFERLAEWAVLPDAELEERIARIEGRAPDASKLAKARRLFAKALETPGGLKIQTIHAFCEALLHQFPLEANVAGHFSVLDDRAAATLLADARQSLLTATTPEDDPTLAEAFGYVLNLGDEAGLENLLEEIIANRNAIRAFTQDSERKGGLDAVLRKKLRLSVNDTTIGITAEYWPLPGLRGSALDRYLDVADQKGGAKAHDIAAGLRSAARERDHARRASLLEKIFLTVKGDPKADSQFFVKAMLSETPELPDAVATARAHVALCRDRLKTARMYEATRAALMLADRLNKDYDDLKKQRSQLDFEDLITRTAELLNKSDVGPWIHYKLDQGIDHILVDEAQDTSPIQWSVIQSLAGDFFSGESARNAVRTLFAVGDEKQSIYSFQGARPERFSEESQRTRRRVAQSGLAFSTVRLPLSFRSTSDVLAAVDHIFTPAENARGLSATGEPVVHRSNRIGHPGAVDLWEMVAPEAIIKDEDWTAPFDATPESAPASILARRIAHTIGDLVGKETIVEKGKERLIEAGDILVLVRKRDAFVNALTRALKRRGDIAVAGADRLRLTSHIAVQDLVALGRFLLLPEDDLSLAALMKSPLLDLSEDDVFAVAALRTEGESAWAHLQKFAADGNVRFETAVSRLKLFLDESKTLSVHDFYARVLGCHGGRRQFLGRLGTEVSDILDEFLTFALDHESSGLPGLQSFISTLEIEAPEVKREQDKGRNEVRIMTVHASKGLEAPIVFLVDGGSKAFTHSHMPKLRLLEQEPGEPNMPAWVPLGDLSNSLTQADATRIQLLAEQEYRRLLYVGMTRAADRLTVCGYRGIRPNTDTWHAMISAAMTDSHPHVSAATFSGPDGTWTGIKWRVPRIERSFERLGRTEQTSRQESIPPSLGRALPPRKQLPRPLSPSGVGTIVDDGADDLLVASPLFAERDKADRSLQKGRLLHRMLQTLPDVARGAQADAAVRYAKRAASFWPEAERQQLIDSVLRLLRDPSLVSVFSTHAQAEVSVMGTLTIGGVDHAVSGRVDRMAVFDDRVVVLDYKTNRVPPQTAEGIPFAHKAQLAIYREILTPLYPGKRVDCVLVYTESGFVHTLTPDALASALAQLETK; encoded by the coding sequence ATGAATGACGAAGCAACACTGCCCGAGGGCGACGATCCCCTCGCCTGGACGAGTTGGACGACCATACAGCAATCGATCGCATCCGATCCGCAACGCTCGGCCTGGGTTTCGGCCAACGCCGGCTCCGGAAAGACGCACGTTCTGACGCAGCGCGTCATTCGGCTGCTGCTGGCCGGGGCTCGCCCGTCAGCAATCCTCTGCCTGACTTATACGAAAGCGGCAGCCTCTGAGATGTCGAATCGCGTGTTCGAGCGGCTGGCCGAGTGGGCCGTCCTGCCCGACGCGGAATTGGAAGAGCGCATCGCGCGAATCGAAGGCAGGGCGCCGGATGCGTCAAAACTTGCGAAAGCGAGACGGCTCTTTGCGAAGGCGCTCGAGACCCCGGGTGGACTGAAGATCCAGACGATCCACGCCTTCTGCGAAGCACTCCTGCACCAGTTTCCGCTGGAAGCGAACGTCGCGGGGCATTTCTCCGTGCTCGACGATCGCGCCGCCGCGACGCTTCTGGCGGATGCACGGCAGTCCCTCCTCACGGCGACGACGCCAGAGGATGATCCGACGCTCGCAGAGGCTTTTGGCTACGTACTCAATCTTGGCGATGAGGCGGGTCTGGAAAATCTTTTGGAAGAAATCATCGCCAATCGCAATGCAATTCGAGCCTTTACGCAAGATTCGGAACGCAAGGGTGGCCTTGATGCCGTGTTGCGGAAGAAACTTCGCCTCTCCGTCAATGACACCACAATTGGAATCACCGCGGAGTATTGGCCGCTCCCTGGTCTGCGTGGCAGTGCACTCGACCGATATTTAGACGTCGCTGACCAGAAGGGTGGCGCCAAGGCACATGATATTGCAGCCGGGTTACGGTCGGCTGCACGCGAACGCGACCATGCGCGCCGTGCGTCGCTGCTCGAGAAGATCTTCCTTACTGTGAAGGGGGATCCAAAGGCCGACTCACAGTTCTTTGTGAAGGCGATGCTAAGCGAAACACCCGAACTCCCAGACGCAGTAGCAACAGCACGAGCGCATGTTGCGTTATGCCGAGATCGGCTGAAGACGGCGCGCATGTACGAGGCCACCCGCGCCGCACTGATGCTCGCCGACCGCCTCAACAAGGACTACGACGACCTCAAGAAGCAACGTAGCCAACTCGACTTCGAGGATCTGATAACGCGAACTGCCGAACTCTTGAACAAGAGCGACGTTGGCCCGTGGATCCACTACAAACTCGATCAGGGCATCGACCATATTCTCGTCGACGAGGCGCAGGATACGAGCCCGATCCAGTGGAGTGTCATCCAGTCGCTGGCTGGGGATTTCTTTTCGGGCGAAAGCGCCCGCAATGCGGTGCGGACCCTTTTTGCCGTTGGAGACGAAAAGCAATCCATCTATTCGTTCCAGGGCGCCCGTCCCGAACGCTTTTCGGAAGAAAGCCAGCGGACGCGCCGGCGCGTCGCCCAGAGCGGGCTTGCCTTCTCGACTGTGCGGTTACCACTCTCGTTCCGATCGACCTCGGATGTCCTAGCGGCCGTCGACCATATCTTCACGCCCGCCGAGAATGCCCGTGGACTGAGCGCGACAGGCGAGCCCGTGGTTCACCGTTCCAATCGCATTGGGCATCCCGGAGCCGTTGATCTCTGGGAGATGGTGGCGCCCGAGGCAATAATAAAGGACGAAGACTGGACCGCACCTTTTGACGCCACGCCGGAGAGTGCGCCCGCGTCCATTCTCGCGCGTCGCATTGCCCACACGATCGGCGATCTGGTCGGCAAGGAAACGATCGTGGAGAAGGGTAAGGAGCGCCTGATCGAAGCCGGCGATATCCTCGTGCTTGTGCGCAAGCGCGACGCCTTCGTTAACGCTCTGACGCGCGCCCTGAAGCGACGCGGCGACATAGCGGTTGCCGGCGCCGACCGCCTGCGCCTGACGAGCCACATCGCAGTGCAGGACCTGGTGGCGCTCGGCCGCTTTCTGCTGTTGCCCGAGGATGACCTCTCCTTGGCTGCGCTCATGAAGAGCCCACTACTCGATCTGAGTGAAGACGACGTGTTCGCAGTTGCCGCCCTTCGTACGGAGGGCGAGAGTGCCTGGGCTCACCTGCAGAAGTTCGCCGCAGACGGCAATGTGCGCTTCGAAACGGCCGTCTCACGCCTCAAGCTCTTCCTGGACGAATCCAAGACGCTGTCGGTTCACGACTTCTATGCCCGCGTTCTGGGGTGCCATGGCGGCCGACGACAGTTCCTTGGCCGGCTCGGAACCGAGGTCAGCGATATCCTCGACGAATTCCTGACTTTCGCGCTCGACCATGAAAGCTCGGGCCTGCCTGGATTGCAGTCGTTCATTTCGACGCTTGAGATCGAAGCACCGGAGGTAAAACGCGAGCAGGACAAGGGACGCAACGAAGTCCGGATCATGACCGTCCACGCGTCAAAGGGTCTGGAGGCGCCGATCGTGTTCCTGGTCGACGGCGGGTCCAAGGCCTTCACGCATTCGCATATGCCGAAGCTTCGGCTGCTTGAGCAGGAGCCCGGCGAACCAAACATGCCCGCATGGGTTCCGCTCGGCGATCTCAGCAACTCCCTCACCCAGGCCGATGCGACGCGCATCCAGTTGCTGGCGGAACAGGAGTATCGGCGGTTACTCTATGTCGGGATGACCCGGGCCGCCGACCGGCTAACCGTTTGCGGCTACAGAGGCATCCGGCCGAACACCGACACCTGGCATGCGATGATTTCCGCTGCGATGACGGACAGCCATCCGCATGTGTCGGCTGCGACATTTTCCGGGCCGGACGGTACCTGGACTGGGATCAAATGGCGGGTTCCACGGATCGAGCGCAGTTTTGAGCGTCTTGGACGCACGGAACAGACTTCCAGGCAAGAGTCCATCCCACCCAGCCTCGGCAGGGCGCTGCCGCCGCGCAAGCAGCTACCTCGCCCGCTTAGCCCATCCGGTGTCGGAACGATCGTTGATGACGGCGCAGATGACCTCCTTGTCGCCTCTCCGCTTTTCGCCGAAAGGGACAAGGCGGATCGCTCGCTGCAAAAGGGTCGGCTTCTCCACCGCATGCTGCAGACGCTGCCGGATGTTGCGCGCGGCGCACAGGCGGATGCGGCCGTGCGCTATGCCAAGCGTGCCGCGTCGTTCTGGCCGGAAGCGGAGCGGCAGCAACTCATCGATTCGGTATTGAGACTACTGCGAGACCCGAGCCTTGTATCCGTGTTCTCAACCCATGCACAGGCGGAAGTCTCCGTCATGGGCACGCTGACGATCGGCGGAGTCGACCACGCCGTTTCGGGCCGTGTCGATAGAATGGCAGTCTTCGACGATCGCGTTGTTGTACTCGACTATAAGACCAATCGTGTCCCGCCGCAGACGGCAGAGGGCATCCCTTTTGCCCACAAGGCGCAGCTAGCCATCTATCGTGAAATCCTGACGCCGCTCTACCCCGGCAAGCGTGTCGATTGCGTCCTCGTCTACACGGAAAGCGGCTTCGTTCACACGCTGACGCCGGACGCATTGGCGTCGGCGCTTGCGCAACTCGAGACAAAGTGA
- the addB gene encoding double-strand break repair protein AddB, which produces MAEQHWPRVWTIPAGLPFLKTLAESLCAGRLTPHFRYDPGDPLSLSKVTIYLPTRRAARVLRSEFVDLLGGRSAILPVIRPLGETDDDSGYFDEALPATLDLAQPLSNTARLLELARLILAWRNRLPEIVRSIHSDSPLVAPASPADAIWLARNLAELIDAIETEDRDWSELSRLNAKDYALWWQLTAEFLQIASAFWPERLNELGKSSPARHRNAILRAEANRLATVPPMGPIIIAGSTGSVPATADLIAAVANLREGVIILPGLDLGMPDEHWRMVAPGDRKDQPADPASRSHSQYGLAQLLRRLNLTREDVVPLAEPAEGLQQRSQILSHAQSPAEATSDWGAWKARLSDVAISSAFADVSLIEAGNEREEATAIAIALRLALERPGKDGESRAALITPDRNLARRVTTELSRFGIVADDSAGTPLSATPQGTLLQLLLEATLRPGDPVAIVGLLKHPLARFGLERSVLVAAVAALELLALRGGVADVDIAALEPLLEQQLSEQALDRHAPQWRKALPADAVDRARDLARRVAGATEPLASVLVRNLSEERGLTTSLALSDWARRTGHALEAVAGDERGDLAGLWSGEAGDTLASMLGEVIETEGQIDADGPQWIDIIAALLAGQAAKPRALSHPRLFIFGTLEARLQSVDTLVLGGLNEGSWPGQTSNNPFVSRTMKTEIGLEPPERRIGQLAHDFEMANGTRHLIYSRALRQGSTPTVASRWLQRLLAFCGKEFEAELKGRGDNFVHWANLIDQGDRQAPAQRPSPTPPLEMQPKSYSFSEVGRLRRDPYAIYARRVLRLDPVAPFNRDPGAAERGTLYHKIIDRFVREGHIAGTQAAEAAMEVILTELFDMEQLPAHVDAVWRPRFREVARSFLEWEAQRQPGIRRTLTEVRGGVELEPINVRLSGVADRIDITGTGIADIIDYKTGHNPSPAQARTLLDPQLALEAAALHAGAFQEAGSLVPQDLLYVRLRPGDRFKVDTVNDETSTRNDKAKSAMDLAADSIDQLVKFVSLLQSGEKGFTSRLVPAQQFDFGGDYDHLARVSEWSAAESDEAIGDE; this is translated from the coding sequence ATGGCCGAGCAGCACTGGCCGAGGGTCTGGACCATCCCCGCAGGGCTTCCCTTCCTGAAGACCCTTGCCGAAAGCCTCTGTGCCGGCAGGCTGACACCGCATTTCCGGTATGACCCCGGCGATCCCCTATCGCTTTCAAAAGTCACGATCTATCTGCCGACAAGGCGTGCCGCACGCGTGCTCCGCTCCGAATTCGTCGACCTTCTTGGTGGGCGATCAGCAATCTTGCCGGTCATCCGCCCGCTTGGTGAAACCGACGACGACAGCGGGTATTTCGACGAAGCCCTGCCAGCGACATTGGATCTTGCGCAGCCGCTCTCAAACACCGCCCGCCTGTTGGAACTCGCGCGCCTTATCCTTGCCTGGCGAAACAGGCTGCCGGAGATCGTGCGCAGCATCCACTCCGATTCGCCGCTCGTCGCACCCGCAAGCCCCGCCGACGCCATTTGGCTTGCCCGCAACCTCGCGGAATTGATCGACGCCATCGAGACTGAGGATCGAGACTGGAGCGAACTGTCCCGCCTGAACGCGAAAGACTATGCGCTCTGGTGGCAGCTGACGGCCGAATTCCTGCAGATCGCCAGCGCCTTCTGGCCGGAGCGACTGAATGAGCTTGGCAAATCGTCGCCAGCAAGGCACCGCAACGCCATCCTTCGTGCCGAAGCAAATCGTCTCGCGACAGTCCCACCGATGGGACCCATCATCATTGCAGGATCGACGGGCTCGGTGCCGGCGACAGCCGACCTGATCGCGGCAGTCGCCAACCTTCGGGAAGGCGTCATCATTCTGCCGGGCCTCGACCTCGGCATGCCGGATGAGCATTGGCGAATGGTAGCGCCGGGCGATCGGAAAGATCAGCCTGCAGATCCGGCGAGCCGCAGCCACTCGCAATACGGCCTCGCTCAGCTGCTGAGGCGACTGAACCTCACCCGCGAGGACGTCGTGCCGCTGGCAGAGCCAGCCGAGGGGTTGCAGCAGCGCAGCCAAATCCTCTCGCATGCGCAGTCGCCAGCCGAAGCCACCAGCGATTGGGGCGCGTGGAAGGCAAGGCTATCCGATGTGGCCATTTCATCGGCATTCGCAGATGTGTCGCTGATCGAGGCGGGCAATGAGCGAGAGGAAGCCACGGCCATCGCAATCGCCCTGCGCTTGGCTCTTGAGCGGCCCGGCAAGGACGGTGAGAGCCGGGCGGCGCTGATAACGCCTGATCGAAATCTAGCGCGCCGCGTGACCACGGAATTATCGCGTTTCGGCATCGTCGCTGATGACTCCGCAGGCACGCCGCTTTCCGCGACGCCACAGGGAACATTGCTGCAACTGCTGCTCGAAGCAACGCTTCGCCCGGGTGATCCCGTCGCGATCGTCGGCTTGCTCAAGCATCCCCTGGCGCGCTTCGGCCTGGAGCGCAGCGTGCTTGTCGCGGCAGTCGCGGCACTCGAGCTGCTGGCGCTGCGGGGTGGCGTCGCCGACGTCGACATCGCCGCGCTAGAACCGCTCCTTGAACAACAATTGTCGGAGCAGGCCCTGGATCGTCACGCGCCGCAATGGCGCAAGGCGCTCCCCGCCGATGCAGTCGATCGCGCGCGGGATCTTGCCCGCCGCGTTGCCGGAGCCACTGAACCGCTTGCATCCGTGCTTGTCCGAAACCTATCCGAGGAGCGAGGACTGACGACCAGCTTAGCACTTTCCGACTGGGCCAGGCGCACGGGGCACGCACTGGAGGCAGTGGCAGGCGACGAGCGTGGTGACCTTGCCGGGCTCTGGTCGGGGGAGGCAGGCGACACTCTGGCGTCAATGCTCGGCGAAGTCATCGAAACCGAAGGACAGATCGATGCCGACGGTCCACAGTGGATCGATATCATCGCAGCGCTGTTGGCCGGCCAGGCGGCAAAACCACGGGCGCTCAGCCATCCAAGACTGTTCATCTTCGGCACGTTGGAAGCGCGCCTCCAGAGCGTAGACACTCTCGTCTTGGGAGGGCTGAACGAAGGATCATGGCCGGGGCAAACATCCAACAACCCTTTCGTTTCTCGCACAATGAAGACGGAGATTGGGCTGGAGCCACCGGAGCGGCGAATCGGCCAGCTGGCTCACGATTTCGAAATGGCCAACGGCACGCGTCACCTCATCTATTCGCGGGCACTCCGGCAAGGTTCGACACCGACCGTTGCATCACGCTGGCTGCAGCGGCTGCTCGCGTTCTGCGGGAAAGAGTTCGAGGCCGAACTCAAGGGCCGCGGCGACAACTTTGTGCATTGGGCAAACCTGATCGACCAAGGTGACCGCCAGGCGCCTGCGCAGCGTCCAAGTCCAACGCCGCCGCTGGAAATGCAGCCGAAGTCGTACTCGTTCAGCGAGGTTGGACGTCTGCGTCGCGACCCTTATGCGATCTATGCGCGGCGCGTTCTCCGCCTCGATCCGGTGGCTCCCTTCAACCGAGACCCCGGCGCCGCAGAGCGGGGAACGCTCTATCACAAGATTATCGACCGCTTCGTGCGTGAAGGCCACATTGCCGGAACACAGGCGGCGGAAGCGGCGATGGAGGTCATTCTGACCGAGCTCTTCGATATGGAGCAACTTCCGGCGCACGTCGATGCCGTCTGGCGTCCGCGCTTTCGGGAGGTTGCCCGTTCGTTTCTCGAGTGGGAGGCGCAACGACAGCCGGGCATTCGAAGAACGCTGACAGAGGTGCGCGGCGGTGTCGAGCTAGAGCCCATCAATGTCCGGCTGAGCGGTGTTGCCGACCGGATCGACATCACGGGAACGGGTATCGCCGACATCATCGACTACAAGACCGGACACAATCCTTCTCCGGCTCAGGCGCGCACCCTCCTCGATCCCCAACTGGCGCTGGAGGCGGCCGCGCTCCACGCGGGCGCTTTCCAGGAGGCGGGCAGTCTCGTTCCGCAGGATCTCCTCTATGTACGTCTGCGGCCGGGAGATCGCTTCAAGGTCGACACCGTCAACGACGAGACATCGACCAGAAACGACAAGGCGAAGTCAGCCATGGACCTGGCCGCGGACTCGATCGATCAACTGGTAAAGTTTGTCTCTCTTCTGCAATCAGGCGAGAAGGGCTTCACCTCGCGGCTTGTGCCGGCACAGCAGTTTGACTTCGGCGGCGACTACGATCATCTAGCGCGCGTTTCCGAATGGTCTGCCGCAGAGAGCGATGAGGCAATCGGCGATGAATGA
- a CDS encoding nucleotidyltransferase family protein, translating to MSIKQAMILAAGLGTRMRPITDTIPKPLVTIGGKAMIDYALDSLVEAGVERVVVNVHHHADQMLAHLASYKDLEIIISDEREKLMNNGGGLAKGLKLLAPGKVFVTNADLFWIGERPGVPTNLTRLAGFFRPERMDMAMLCVKLEDTTGHNGKNDFNMAKDFRLTRFADSGPSPVVYAGAIAMDTSFLDDAPADPFNLNLYFDKAIARGRLYGTVLEGHWLTIGTPEAIGEAEETIRRYRTFA from the coding sequence ATGAGCATCAAGCAAGCCATGATACTCGCTGCGGGTCTTGGAACCCGCATGCGGCCGATCACCGACACCATCCCGAAACCGCTCGTGACGATCGGCGGCAAGGCGATGATCGATTACGCGCTGGATTCACTTGTAGAAGCCGGTGTGGAAAGGGTGGTGGTGAATGTTCATCACCACGCCGACCAGATGCTCGCCCATTTGGCTTCATACAAAGACCTCGAGATTATTATCTCCGACGAACGCGAAAAGCTGATGAACAACGGCGGTGGCCTTGCAAAGGGTCTGAAGCTTCTTGCTCCCGGCAAGGTTTTTGTCACGAATGCCGACCTTTTCTGGATCGGAGAACGTCCAGGTGTTCCGACCAACCTGACACGCTTAGCCGGATTCTTCCGACCGGAAAGGATGGATATGGCCATGCTCTGTGTGAAATTGGAAGATACTACCGGGCACAACGGCAAGAACGATTTCAATATGGCAAAGGATTTCAGGTTGACGCGCTTTGCCGATTCCGGGCCGAGCCCCGTCGTCTACGCCGGCGCCATTGCCATGGACACGTCGTTCCTGGATGACGCTCCGGCCGATCCGTTCAACCTCAATCTCTATTTCGACAAGGCAATCGCCCGCGGGCGGTTGTACGGCACGGTGCTCGAAGGACACTGGCTTACAATCGGCACGCCCGAGGCTATCGGTGAAGCTGAGGAAACGATCCGGCGCTACCGGACGTTTGCATGA
- the tsaE gene encoding tRNA (adenosine(37)-N6)-threonylcarbamoyltransferase complex ATPase subunit type 1 TsaE has protein sequence MTGTPVISLFLKDEAETIRFGEDLALALKRGDCLALSGDLGAGKSSLARAFLRAMADDDELEVPSPTFTLVQAYDLRIPVAHFDLYRLGDPAELTELGFDEALEDGICLVEWPEVALDELPADRIALKLEQEDAGRRVTIAAPEKQAARIRRVLAIRAFLDDAGYPRAKRRFLTGDASLRAYEAVYADDEKRRILMDWPQLPEGPPVLDGKPYPKVAHIAENAYPFVAIANVLRQEGFAAPEVYQVDYDRGIMLLEDLGTDGVLDAQGQAIAERYRASVVCLAHLHKHAIPQDIRVTDSHVHHIPDFDRTAMKMEVRLVLDWHLPWKRGGVAASDAERNEYLAIWDSLIDEMEASEKNLLLRDFHSPNIIWRQSETGIARVGLIDFQDAMIGPTAYDLASIVQDARVTIAPELFQQLMDDYLSLRRAERDFDEARFLKSWAIMSAQRNCKLSGLWVRLLQRDGKPGYMKHMPRTLSYLSVALQHETLAPLRDWCVRAGIVTSES, from the coding sequence ATGACGGGCACTCCTGTCATTTCTCTCTTCCTGAAGGACGAGGCGGAAACAATCCGCTTTGGTGAAGATCTGGCGCTGGCGCTGAAGCGAGGCGACTGCCTTGCCCTGTCGGGCGACCTCGGTGCCGGGAAATCGTCACTTGCCCGCGCATTCCTGCGCGCGATGGCGGATGACGACGAGCTCGAGGTGCCAAGTCCCACCTTCACCCTGGTGCAAGCCTATGACCTGCGCATACCGGTCGCGCATTTCGACCTTTACCGTCTCGGCGATCCGGCCGAACTGACCGAACTCGGCTTCGACGAAGCGCTCGAGGACGGCATCTGCCTCGTGGAATGGCCCGAGGTGGCCCTCGACGAACTGCCGGCAGACCGGATCGCCCTCAAGTTGGAGCAAGAGGACGCGGGTCGACGTGTGACCATTGCGGCGCCGGAAAAACAGGCGGCCCGAATCCGCCGCGTCCTTGCCATTCGGGCTTTTCTTGACGATGCAGGGTATCCCCGGGCGAAACGTCGTTTCCTGACAGGAGATGCATCTCTTCGCGCCTACGAGGCCGTCTATGCCGATGACGAGAAACGACGGATCCTGATGGATTGGCCGCAGCTGCCGGAAGGGCCGCCGGTCCTGGACGGCAAGCCATATCCGAAGGTCGCGCATATCGCGGAGAATGCCTATCCCTTCGTCGCCATTGCGAATGTGCTCCGACAGGAGGGCTTTGCTGCCCCTGAGGTCTACCAGGTCGACTACGACCGAGGCATTATGCTTCTGGAGGACCTTGGCACCGACGGCGTTCTGGACGCGCAAGGTCAGGCCATCGCCGAGCGTTACCGGGCGAGCGTCGTTTGCTTGGCGCATCTCCACAAGCACGCGATCCCGCAGGACATCCGCGTCACGGATAGCCATGTCCATCACATCCCGGATTTCGACCGGACGGCAATGAAGATGGAAGTGCGCCTCGTTCTAGACTGGCATCTGCCCTGGAAGCGTGGGGGCGTCGCTGCCAGCGATGCCGAGCGCAACGAATACCTCGCCATTTGGGACAGCCTGATCGACGAAATGGAGGCCTCCGAGAAGAACCTTCTCCTTCGCGATTTCCACTCGCCGAACATCATTTGGCGCCAGAGCGAGACCGGTATCGCGCGCGTCGGATTGATCGATTTCCAGGATGCGATGATCGGTCCTACGGCCTATGATCTGGCTTCGATCGTACAGGATGCGCGCGTCACAATCGCCCCCGAACTATTTCAGCAACTGATGGACGACTATCTGTCGCTGCGCAGAGCGGAACGCGACTTCGATGAGGCGCGCTTCCTGAAGAGTTGGGCGATCATGTCGGCACAGCGCAATTGCAAGCTTTCCGGCCTCTGGGTTCGCCTGCTGCAACGAGACGGAAAGCCCGGCTACATGAAGCATATGCCCCGCACGCTGTCCTATCTTTCCGTGGCGCTGCAACACGAAACGCTTGCCCCCTTGCGCGACTGGTGCGTAAGGGCTGGAATAGTGACAAGCGAATCATAA